From the Rhodanobacter soli genome, one window contains:
- the rpsP gene encoding 30S ribosomal protein S16: MVKIRLSRGGAKGRPFYHVVVTDQRSKRDGRNIENIGYYNPVASGKDKRLELNVERVKEWVGKGAQLTDKVAALVKEAGKQQAA, from the coding sequence ATGGTCAAGATTCGTCTTTCGCGCGGTGGCGCCAAGGGCCGTCCGTTCTACCACGTCGTCGTGACCGATCAGCGCAGCAAGCGCGACGGCCGCAACATCGAGAACATCGGTTATTACAACCCGGTCGCGTCGGGCAAGGACAAGCGCCTTGAGCTGAACGTCGAGCGCGTCAAGGAATGGGTGGGCAAGGGTGCGCAGCTGACCGACAAGGTCGCCGCCCTGGTCAAGGAAGCCGGCAAGCAGCAGGCTGCCTGA